GCAGGTCGCGTCCTTCGAATTTGATGCTGCCGCTGGTGATGCGCGCGCCGGGCTGCGGCAGCAGCCCCATCACGGCGAGCGACGTCACGCTCTTGCCGCTGCCCGACTCGCCGACGACGCCGACGCAGCGGCCCGCCGCGACGTCGAGATCGACGCCGCGCAGCGCCGGCGCCGCGCCGTGCTCGCCGGCGAATTCGACGCCGAGCCCGCGAATGCGCAGGATCGGCGCGTCCGCCGTCGCCGCGAGCGGCGGCGCGGCGGTCAAGCCGGCCTGCGACGCGGACGCGACGCGAGGATGCGCGCCCCTCATGGCTGCGTCCGCGAGGCGGCGTACGGCGGGGATACGGTCATACGTGGGTCTCCACTGCGAAACTGGGAAAGCGCGAACGGGTGTTGCGGACGCTCCGCACGCCTGGTGCGACGACGCGTGCGGAGCAGGCAACAGCGGGTAACAGCAGGCAACGTACGAGACGCACGAGACGCGAACCTTGTTCGCGCCAGGCGTCGGGCTTCAGGCCGGCACGTGCTTGAGCATCCGCTGGAAACGCCCCGGTTCGGGACGCGCGAGCCCGAGGTGCTCGCGCAGCGTATTGCCCTCGTAGTCCTCGCGGAACAGGCCGCGGCGCTGGAGTTCCGGCACCACCTGTTCGACGAACACGCTAAGTTGCTGCGGGAAATACGGCGGCATCACGTTGAAGCCGTCGCACGCGCCGCCGAGCAGCCAGCGTTCCATCAGATCCGCCAGTTGTTCCGGGGTGCCAACGAAGCTGTGATGCGCGCGCGAACGGGCGATCAGCCGCGCGCTGCCGGAGATCGTCAGCTTCTGGCGCGCCGCGTTCGTCAGCAGCATGTCGGCGTTCGCGGTCGGCTTCTTCGCCGCGCGGATTTCGTCGACCGGCAGCAGGTCGTCCGGATCGCGGTCGTACAGCGAAAAGCCAAGGTTCTCGCTGAGCATCCAGATGCCGACTTCCGGATGCACGAGGTCGCCGAGTTCCTGTTCGAGGCGCTGCGCTTCCGCCTCGGTCGAGCCGAGCAGCGGCGACAGGCCCGGCATGATGACGACTTCGTCGGGCCGGCGGCCGTAGCGGGCCATCCGATCGTGGGTCGACGCGCGGAACGCGCGCGCGATCTCGAAGTCGGTCTGCGCGGTGAACACGGCTTCCGCGACCAGCGCCGCGAATTCGAGCCCCGGCGGCGAGCCGCCGGCCTGCACGAGCACCGGCCAGCCCTGCACTGGGCGCGGCACCGGCAGCGCGCCGGACACCGCGAAGCTGTCGCCGTGATGCGCGACCGGATGCACGTGCGCGGGGTCGCGCAGGAAGCCGGCCGCGCCGTCGTCGATGCTGTCCCACAGCGACGTGCAGACGTCGATGAACTCGCGGCCGCGCACATAGCGGTCCGCCTTCGCCATCGCTTGCTCGCGGCTGAAGTTCAGCGACGCCTTGTCTTCCCACGTCGTCACCACGTTCCAGCCCGCGCGGCCGCCGCTCAGGTGATCGAGCGTCGCGTATTTCGCGGCGATCTCATACGGCTCGTGATAGGTGGTGGACAGCGTGCCGACCAGCCCGAGTTTCGTCGTCACCGACGACAGCACGGACAGCAGCGACACCGGGTCGAGATTCGACGTCGTCTGCCGGCCGAAAAAGCGGCCGTCCTTCTCGCGCGTGAACAGCGTGTCGCCGACGAAGAACAGGTCGAACTTGCCGCGCTCCGCGAGCTGCGCGACGTCGCGATAGAAGTCGAGCCCGGTCACGGACGCGGCGGGCGTCGACGGATGGCGCCAGCCGGCGATGTGGTGCGCGCCCGGATAGATGAAGAGGCCCAGGTGGAGTTGCCGGGTCATGAGCGGGATTCCGAAAAGCGGTTCGTCGGGCGCGCGAGCGCGAGGCGTTCGCGCAGCGTGGCGGTCGGGGCGGCCGGTCTGCGGCGCAGCAGCTTCGGCACGACGCCGGTCACGAAGCGGTCGAGGTCGTCCGGCAACACGGCCGGCGCGAGGTCGAAGCCGTCGCAGACGCTGTCCGCGTCCCACGCGTCGAGCAGCGCGGCGAGGCCGTCGGCGGTGCCGACGAAACGATGGCCGGGCAGGCCGGCGCCTTCCGGCGCGAGTTCGTCGAGATGGCGCGCGCGCGCGGCGGCTTCGGCGTCGGAATCCGCGAGCACGAACGACACGGTCGCGAGCACCTGGACCGCGTCCGCCGGCCGGCCCGCGCGCTGCGCGAGCGTGCGCAGTTCAGCGCGAAGCCGCTGGACGGCTTGCGGCGAGTCCGAGTCGGTAATGAACAGGTCCGCGAAACGCGCGGCCAGTTGCAGCCCGGCCGGCGTGGCGTCGTCGAACACGAGCACCGGATGGCCCTGCACCGGACGCACCGCGGTCAACGGTCCGCGCACGCTGAACCACGGGCCTTGATGGTGGATCGGATGGATGCGGTCGGAGTCCGCGAAGATGCCGCTCGCCTTGTCCGCGACGATCGCGCCGTCTTCCCAGCTATCCCACAGCTTTATCAGGATGTCGATGTATTCGGCCGCGCGCGCGTAGTGCTCGTCGGCCGACAGCACGCGGGCGTGCGCGAACGCCGGGTCGCCGCCCGCGCTGTGGCGCAGGTCGAGGCGCAGCGCGGTGCGGCCGGACGACAGGCCGTCGAGCACCGCGAGCGCGCGCGCGGTGTGGAACGGCTCCGTATAGGCGACGCGCACCGTCGCGCCGAGTCCGATCGCGGACGTCTTGGCGACGAGCGAGCCGACTAGCGGCGTGGTGTCCGGCGCGAGGTCGATGCGTTCGCCGTTCGGGCCGGCGGCGCGCGGACGGGTGAACAGCGCGCAGTCGAGCGCGCCGGACTGCGCGCGCGCGACGACGCCCGCGTGCTGCGGAAAGCCCTGCGGCGACGCGGCGAGCCCGGACAGGCCCCAGGCAGCGGGGTGATGGCCGTATCCGGCTATCGACAAGATGAGATGCATGGGCGAATTGGATTCTGTTTTGGATAATGTGCCGGCGTGGTCACGGCCCAACCCCATTACGCAATAGCCGTGCCAATAAGTGGTATGCCACATATAAAGATCGGCAAAGCCTGTCGCAGCGCATGTTTGCGGCGTTGCGAATCCGGAGCGTCCGCAACGTCATGCTATGATCCGCAAACCCGTGGTGCACCACATGTATGCGAAAACGGCGTGACCGCCGTTCCATCGTCGTGCGGCGGCACGTCTCCAGTGCAGAAGGGCGAGGCGGGCCGGTCGGCCGGCCGCCCGAAAAAGCGGTATGCCACGGACGACGGAACGGCACGGTGCGGTGTCCGCCCGGGAGGGCGGCGGCAGGTCGATTGGCGATATCGGTATCGCGTCTATATAATCGACCGGACCCGCGATGGCCGCGGGCTGGCATGATCCCGCCGTGCATACACAATCAACCCGGTGACCCATGTTGGATAACGACTCTTCTGCGGCGGTCCAGGCGTCGCTGCAACAGTACTACGAGCGCACGCTCCTCTTTTCGCGGCCGGGATTCCTGATCCGCCGCCTGCATCAGATTCATGGCGGGCTGTTCCTGCAGGAAACCAGCGAATTCGACATCACGCCGGTCCAGTACAGCCTGTTGACCGCGCTCGCGGAGCACGGCGAAACCGATCAGAACACGCTCGCGTCGGACATCGGGCTCGAACGCAGCAGCGTCGCGGAGGTGTTGCCGCGGCTGGAGTTGCGCGGCCTGTTGAGCCGCCGCCAGTCCGAGCAGGATCGCCGGATGAAGCTGGTGAAGCTCACGCGCAAGGGCAGCGCGCTCGTGAAGAAGATGCGGCCCGCCGTGCAGCGCGCGCACGACCGCACGCTCGAACATCTGCCGCCGGGCGAGCGCGATCTGTTCATGCTGCAATTGATCCGCCTCGTCGAGGCGAACAACGACACGAGCGTCGTGCCGCTGAAAATCCGCTGACGCGGCGGATCGCCATCGTGGTGCTTCGGCTCATGTGAAACGGGCGCGGCCGATGCCGCGCCCGTCTTCGTGCGTCTTCTTGCGTCTCGCCGCTTCGGCGGCGGCCCGTCAGCCTGTCAATCCATCAACGCCGCGTGCAGTGCGCGGGCCAGCGCGAGCACGGCTTCGTCGTCGCCGCGCGCGCCGGTGACCGATAGTCCGAGCGGCGCGCCGTCGAACGCAGTCCACGGCAAGCTCACCTGAGGCAAGCCCGCCAGCCCCGCGATGCACAGCATCTGCTGCGAGCGGCGGCGAATGTCGTCGATCTCCGCGCCGGACGCATCCACGCGCGGCGCGACCCACGGCAGCGTCGGCATCACGACGAACGTGTCCGCGTCGGCGAACAGCCGCGCGACGGAGCGCAACGCGTCCACCCGGACCCGCTGCGCGGCCGCCGCCTGGTCGGGCGCGATCGCGAGCGCGGCGGCGAAGCGCGCGCGCACGTCCGCGCCGAACGTATCCAGATGCGCGGTCGCCCACGGCCCGTGCTGCGCCGCGACCTCCGCCGCCTGCAACACGCGGAACGCATCGGCCCACGCCGGCGGCGAGAATCCCGCGTCGCGCACGTCGATGGACCACGACGCCCGCAGCCGCGCGCACGTCGCGTCGAACGCGGCGCGCGCGGCCGGATGCAGCAGCGCGAGCAGCTCGTTCGGCACGACGATGCGCGCGCGGCGCACGTCGTTCGACGGCGCGGCCGGCTCGCCGTGCGTGAGCGCGCCGAGCACGTCCGCGAGCAGCGCGGCGTCGCGCGCGAACCAGCCGACCGTGTCGAAACTGTGCGCGAGCGTCACGCAGCCGTTGCCGGCGATGCGGCCGTGCGTCGGCCGGATGCCCCAGATGCCGCA
The Paraburkholderia caballeronis genome window above contains:
- a CDS encoding NtaA/DmoA family FMN-dependent monooxygenase (This protein belongs to a clade of FMN-dependent monooxygenases, within a broader family of flavin-dependent oxidoreductases, the luciferase-like monooxygenase (LMM) family, some of whose members use coenzyme F420 rather than FMN.) — its product is MTRQLHLGLFIYPGAHHIAGWRHPSTPAASVTGLDFYRDVAQLAERGKFDLFFVGDTLFTREKDGRFFGRQTTSNLDPVSLLSVLSSVTTKLGLVGTLSTTYHEPYEIAAKYATLDHLSGGRAGWNVVTTWEDKASLNFSREQAMAKADRYVRGREFIDVCTSLWDSIDDGAAGFLRDPAHVHPVAHHGDSFAVSGALPVPRPVQGWPVLVQAGGSPPGLEFAALVAEAVFTAQTDFEIARAFRASTHDRMARYGRRPDEVVIMPGLSPLLGSTEAEAQRLEQELGDLVHPEVGIWMLSENLGFSLYDRDPDDLLPVDEIRAAKKPTANADMLLTNAARQKLTISGSARLIARSRAHHSFVGTPEQLADLMERWLLGGACDGFNVMPPYFPQQLSVFVEQVVPELQRRGLFREDYEGNTLREHLGLARPEPGRFQRMLKHVPA
- a CDS encoding amidase — encoded protein: MNHADLLQPGLHRAFVRDGFGALPPAALPSADTRSSSLSGARLAVKDVFDVAGLRTGGGNPAWRDAQPLAAATAPAVRLLLERGMRWVGKTVTDELTYSLAGINAHYGTPENPADPARLPGGSSSGSAVAVAAGDADVGLGTDCGGSIRLPASYCGIWGIRPTHGRIAGNGCVTLAHSFDTVGWFARDAALLADVLGALTHGEPAAPSNDVRRARIVVPNELLALLHPAARAAFDATCARLRASWSIDVRDAGFSPPAWADAFRVLQAAEVAAQHGPWATAHLDTFGADVRARFAAALAIAPDQAAAAQRVRVDALRSVARLFADADTFVVMPTLPWVAPRVDASGAEIDDIRRRSQQMLCIAGLAGLPQVSLPWTAFDGAPLGLSVTGARGDDEAVLALARALHAALMD
- a CDS encoding MarR family winged helix-turn-helix transcriptional regulator yields the protein MLDNDSSAAVQASLQQYYERTLLFSRPGFLIRRLHQIHGGLFLQETSEFDITPVQYSLLTALAEHGETDQNTLASDIGLERSSVAEVLPRLELRGLLSRRQSEQDRRMKLVKLTRKGSALVKKMRPAVQRAHDRTLEHLPPGERDLFMLQLIRLVEANNDTSVVPLKIR
- a CDS encoding LLM class flavin-dependent oxidoreductase, with translation MHLILSIAGYGHHPAAWGLSGLAASPQGFPQHAGVVARAQSGALDCALFTRPRAAGPNGERIDLAPDTTPLVGSLVAKTSAIGLGATVRVAYTEPFHTARALAVLDGLSSGRTALRLDLRHSAGGDPAFAHARVLSADEHYARAAEYIDILIKLWDSWEDGAIVADKASGIFADSDRIHPIHHQGPWFSVRGPLTAVRPVQGHPVLVFDDATPAGLQLAARFADLFITDSDSPQAVQRLRAELRTLAQRAGRPADAVQVLATVSFVLADSDAEAAARARHLDELAPEGAGLPGHRFVGTADGLAALLDAWDADSVCDGFDLAPAVLPDDLDRFVTGVVPKLLRRRPAAPTATLRERLALARPTNRFSESRS